One window of the Endomicrobium proavitum genome contains the following:
- the purB gene encoding adenylosuccinate lyase: protein MIPRYTKPEMAAIWSDENRFQQMLNVEIFAAEAMSKLGAVPKKAVDTVKKKAKINVARINEIELTVKHDVIAFLSAVVETTGPAGRFLHLGMTSSDVLDTATGAQMRQATILLIDETKKLAVILAKLAKKYKMTPIMGRTHGVHAEPTTFGLKVAGWYTEIQRTVERLKFALETVSYGKISGAVGTMAHLDPRVEKYVCQKLGLKPEPVSTQIVPRDRHSVYFSTIAQLGAALERIAVEIRHLQRTEVAEAEEPFTKGQKGSSAMPHKRNPIISENICGLARLLRGYAVTALENCALWHERDISHSSTERIMLPDASTVAHYMLKRMQYLLEGLNVYPENMTANLNKTKDVIFSGTLLLSLVDKGLSREAAYAMVQAAAFAARAGKVSLEEVCLNSPDIKKYLSAAEIKRDCDLNQQYKNVNYIFKRTFKNK from the coding sequence ATGATTCCAAGATACACAAAGCCGGAAATGGCGGCTATTTGGTCTGACGAAAACAGATTTCAGCAGATGTTAAATGTTGAAATTTTTGCTGCGGAAGCCATGTCTAAGCTTGGCGCGGTTCCTAAAAAAGCGGTTGATACCGTTAAGAAAAAAGCAAAAATAAATGTTGCAAGAATTAACGAGATAGAGCTTACCGTTAAGCACGACGTTATAGCTTTTTTATCTGCGGTTGTTGAAACCACAGGCCCCGCCGGAAGATTTTTGCATTTGGGAATGACGTCTTCCGATGTGCTTGATACCGCCACCGGCGCTCAAATGAGACAGGCGACTATTCTTTTGATAGACGAAACAAAAAAGCTTGCCGTAATACTTGCAAAACTCGCAAAAAAATATAAGATGACGCCGATAATGGGAAGAACTCACGGCGTGCACGCCGAACCAACAACGTTTGGCTTAAAAGTCGCAGGTTGGTACACGGAAATTCAAAGAACGGTTGAAAGATTAAAATTTGCCCTTGAAACCGTAAGTTACGGAAAAATTTCCGGAGCCGTAGGCACCATGGCGCATTTAGACCCTCGGGTAGAAAAATACGTTTGCCAAAAATTAGGATTAAAGCCCGAGCCTGTTTCCACGCAGATAGTTCCCCGCGACAGACACAGCGTTTATTTTTCAACAATAGCGCAGCTTGGCGCGGCGCTTGAAAGAATTGCGGTAGAAATAAGACATTTGCAAAGAACCGAAGTTGCCGAAGCCGAAGAGCCTTTTACAAAAGGTCAGAAAGGTTCTTCCGCAATGCCGCACAAAAGAAACCCGATAATTTCAGAAAATATTTGCGGACTTGCAAGACTTCTCCGCGGATACGCGGTAACTGCGCTTGAAAACTGTGCGTTATGGCACGAGAGAGATATCAGTCATTCCTCCACGGAAAGAATAATGCTTCCCGACGCTTCAACGGTTGCGCATTATATGCTTAAAAGAATGCAGTATCTTTTGGAAGGGCTTAACGTTTACCCTGAAAATATGACGGCAAATCTCAATAAAACAAAAGACGTAATTTTTTCGGGAACTTTGCTTCTTTCTCTTGTTGACAAAGGTCTTTCAAGAGAAGCCGCTTACGCTATGGTGCAGGCTGCGGCATTTGCCGCAAGAGCCGGTAAAGTTTCTCTTGAAGAAGTTTGTTTGAATAGTCCGGATATTAAAAAATATCTTTCCGCCGCAGAAATTAAAAGAGACTGCGATTTAAACCAGCAGTATAAAAATGTAAATTATATTTTTAAAAGAACGTTTAAGAACAAGTAA
- the pyrF gene encoding orotidine-5'-phosphate decarboxylase, with the protein MKKTILALDVYNFKKAEKLVKDTSEYIDIYKVGPILFLQSGKEIIKMIKDNGKEIFLDLKFHDIPATVKRSVESAKELGVYSLTVHSVGGEEMLKAAVSVENRPKIWAVTVLTSQATSPEEVIKRAKLSKFCGVDGVISSPLEIALIKKECGKDFQVVTPGIRPAKVDDDQKRVATPELAVKDGADFIVVGRPILEASNPAEAAKAIYESIKGL; encoded by the coding sequence ATGAAGAAAACTATTTTAGCGCTTGACGTTTACAATTTTAAGAAAGCCGAAAAACTTGTTAAAGACACAAGCGAATATATAGATATTTATAAAGTCGGCCCCATACTTTTTTTGCAGTCCGGAAAAGAAATAATCAAGATGATTAAAGACAACGGAAAAGAAATTTTTCTTGATTTAAAATTTCATGATATTCCGGCAACCGTTAAACGTTCCGTAGAATCCGCAAAAGAACTCGGCGTTTACAGTTTAACCGTGCATTCCGTCGGCGGGGAAGAAATGCTTAAGGCTGCGGTGTCTGTGGAAAACAGACCAAAGATTTGGGCGGTAACCGTTTTAACAAGCCAAGCAACTTCGCCTGAAGAAGTAATAAAAAGAGCGAAGCTTTCTAAATTTTGCGGAGTTGACGGGGTTATCTCGTCGCCTCTTGAAATAGCGCTTATAAAAAAAGAATGCGGAAAAGATTTTCAGGTTGTTACTCCGGGAATAAGACCGGCAAAAGTCGACGACGATCAAAAAAGAGTAGCCACTCCGGAGCTTGCGGTAAAAGACGGAGCGGATTTTATAGTTGTAGGCAGACCGATTTTGGAAGCTTCAAACCCTGCGGAAGCGGCGAAAGCTATTTATGAAAGCATAAAGGGATTGTAA
- a CDS encoding GmrSD restriction endonuclease domain-containing protein, translated as MKIELKEITVKELSNGYKDNAENGVVGFGGKLDIRPPYQREFIYKDKQRDAVIDTITKDFPLNVMYWSVREDGNYEVIDGQQRTISVCQYVNGDFSYMFKYFHSLQDDEKEKILNYKLMVYICSGSDSEKLKWFETINIAGEKLTEQELRNAVYAGSWISDAKRYFSKNSRPKIGDDYLSGSANRQEYLETAISWISKRSIEAYMSNHQHDSNANELWLYFQNVINWVKIIFPKYRKEMKGVAWGELYNNYKDKKLDANELEKEIVKLMMDDDVTKKSGIYPYVLSGEEKYLNIRSFTDNQKREVYEKQKGICQKCKTHFEINEMEADHITPWHEGGKTTSVNCQMLCKDCNRRKSGI; from the coding sequence ATGAAAATAGAACTTAAAGAAATCACTGTTAAAGAATTATCAAATGGTTATAAAGACAATGCCGAAAACGGAGTTGTAGGGTTTGGTGGCAAATTAGATATTCGCCCACCTTATCAACGAGAATTTATTTATAAAGATAAGCAGCGCGATGCGGTTATTGATACAATTACAAAAGATTTCCCTTTAAATGTTATGTATTGGTCAGTTCGTGAAGACGGAAATTACGAGGTTATAGACGGTCAGCAAAGAACGATTTCCGTTTGCCAATATGTCAATGGCGATTTTTCTTATATGTTTAAATATTTTCACAGTTTACAAGATGACGAAAAAGAGAAAATTTTAAATTATAAATTGATGGTTTATATTTGCAGCGGTTCGGATTCCGAAAAATTGAAATGGTTTGAAACTATAAATATTGCAGGGGAAAAACTGACGGAACAAGAATTGAGAAATGCAGTATATGCAGGTTCGTGGATTTCTGACGCTAAAAGATATTTTTCTAAAAACAGTCGTCCAAAAATTGGAGATGATTATTTAAGCGGTTCGGCAAATCGTCAAGAATATTTGGAAACAGCTATCAGTTGGATTTCTAAAAGAAGTATTGAAGCTTATATGTCAAATCATCAACACGATTCAAATGCAAACGAGTTATGGCTGTATTTTCAAAATGTTATTAATTGGGTAAAAATCATATTTCCAAAATACAGAAAAGAAATGAAAGGAGTGGCTTGGGGAGAGCTTTATAATAATTATAAAGATAAAAAATTAGATGCTAATGAGTTAGAAAAAGAAATTGTCAAGCTAATGATGGATGATGATGTTACAAAAAAATCAGGGATTTATCCTTATGTTTTAAGCGGCGAAGAAAAATATTTAAACATTCGTTCATTTACAGATAATCAAAAACGCGAAGTATATGAGAAGCAAAAAGGTATTTGTCAGAAATGCAAAACCCATTTTGAAATAAATGAAATGGAAGCAGACCATATTACTCCTTGGCATGAAGGCGGTAAGACGACTTCTGTAAATTGCCAAATGCTTTGCAAGGA
- a CDS encoding dihydroorotase, producing MRLQIKNIRIVDPSQKKDSVGDIFAENGRIVSKLSSSADKVIDGKNKIAVPGLIDVHSHLREPGQEGKETIKTGTRAAAKGGITSVLCMPNTKPAIDNAPTVEFILLKAQKEGIVNVFPVGCVTKSSAGEELSEIGVLKKAGIVAVSDDGSPVSNSQIMRRALEYTKMFKLPVISHSEDKELSKSGVMNESKNSMILGLRGIPKQAEEVMVARDIMLAELTGGYLHIAHVSTAGSVELVRQAKKKGIKVTAETCPHYFTLTDDVVRVYDANTKMNPPLREIKDVEAVKVGLADGTIDCIATDHAPHTAEEKNKEFDLAPFGIIGFETLLSLVLNELVDKKVLSLSGAIEKMTHNPALIFNLEGRGTLKEGAIADITIIDPKYSYEFTKESILSKSKNSPFIGRKFQGGAAITIVNGKIVYTAIRD from the coding sequence ATGCGTCTTCAAATTAAAAATATCCGAATTGTTGACCCTTCGCAAAAGAAAGATTCTGTCGGCGATATTTTTGCAGAAAACGGGCGGATAGTTTCTAAATTATCCAGCTCGGCGGACAAAGTTATTGACGGAAAAAATAAAATAGCGGTTCCCGGTTTAATAGACGTTCATTCTCATTTGAGAGAGCCCGGGCAGGAAGGGAAAGAAACCATAAAAACCGGAACGCGCGCAGCGGCAAAAGGCGGCATAACAAGCGTTTTATGCATGCCCAACACGAAGCCCGCAATTGATAACGCTCCGACGGTAGAATTTATTTTATTGAAAGCGCAAAAAGAAGGGATTGTAAACGTTTTCCCCGTAGGGTGCGTTACAAAAAGTTCCGCAGGGGAAGAACTTTCCGAAATAGGCGTTTTGAAAAAAGCCGGAATAGTCGCAGTTTCCGACGACGGTTCTCCCGTATCAAACTCTCAAATTATGCGCAGGGCGCTTGAATACACTAAAATGTTTAAGCTTCCGGTAATTTCGCATTCCGAAGATAAAGAGCTCAGTAAAAGCGGCGTTATGAACGAAAGTAAAAATTCCATGATTTTGGGTCTTAGAGGCATACCAAAACAAGCCGAAGAAGTTATGGTTGCCCGCGACATAATGCTTGCGGAACTTACCGGCGGATATCTTCATATAGCGCACGTTTCTACGGCGGGTTCCGTGGAACTTGTGCGTCAGGCAAAAAAGAAAGGAATAAAAGTTACCGCGGAAACTTGCCCGCATTACTTTACTCTTACCGACGACGTTGTCAGAGTTTACGACGCAAATACAAAAATGAACCCTCCGTTGAGAGAAATAAAAGACGTTGAAGCCGTAAAAGTCGGTCTTGCCGACGGAACTATTGACTGTATAGCCACAGACCATGCGCCTCATACTGCGGAAGAAAAAAATAAAGAGTTTGATTTGGCGCCGTTTGGAATTATAGGTTTTGAAACTCTTTTAAGTCTTGTGTTAAACGAACTTGTAGATAAAAAAGTTTTAAGTCTCTCCGGCGCTATAGAAAAAATGACTCACAATCCGGCGTTGATTTTTAACCTTGAAGGCAGAGGGACTCTTAAAGAAGGCGCTATTGCCGACATAACTATAATAGATCCGAAATATTCATATGAGTTTACAAAAGAAAGCATACTTTCAAAAAGCAAAAATTCGCCGTTTATCGGAAGAAAGTTTCAAGGCGGAGCGGCGATTACAATAGTTAACGGAAAAATAGTTTATACGGCAATTAGGGATTAG
- a CDS encoding glycosyl transferase family 90 codes for MARLDKYDREYIFDRVNYYNKLGVAKIDGNMKPLSKFKYTGQRNSAYFFDSYEYTRYFQKNLKMAFSFGDVNWNVETPAITKSRPLDDGNINNVLLNLDKSHHFVFVKDKKKFEAKKNMLVGRCAVWQANRAIFYEKYFGHPMCDLGKVNVSDLHPEWLVKRMTYDEHMDYKFILCLEGNDVASNLKWVMSSNSIAVMPKPKYETWYMEGRLIANVHYIEIKQDYSDLQERLEYYMRNTSEAIKIVENAHQWVKQFKDKKREDLISVLVLEKYFKQTGQLS; via the coding sequence TTGGCGCGATTAGATAAATACGATCGCGAATATATTTTTGACAGAGTAAATTATTACAATAAACTCGGCGTCGCAAAAATTGACGGAAATATGAAACCTTTGAGCAAATTCAAATATACGGGACAGCGCAACAGCGCTTATTTCTTTGATTCGTACGAATATACAAGATATTTTCAAAAAAATCTTAAAATGGCTTTTAGTTTCGGCGATGTTAACTGGAACGTTGAAACTCCGGCTATAACAAAAAGCCGCCCTCTTGACGACGGCAATATAAATAACGTTCTTTTAAATTTAGATAAATCGCATCACTTTGTTTTTGTTAAAGATAAGAAAAAGTTTGAAGCAAAAAAAAATATGCTTGTCGGAAGATGCGCGGTATGGCAGGCTAACAGAGCGATTTTTTATGAGAAATATTTCGGACATCCCATGTGCGATTTAGGCAAAGTAAACGTCAGCGATTTACATCCCGAGTGGCTTGTAAAAAGAATGACTTACGATGAGCATATGGATTATAAATTTATTTTATGTCTTGAAGGCAACGACGTAGCGAGTAATTTAAAATGGGTAATGTCTTCAAATTCCATAGCGGTAATGCCGAAACCTAAGTATGAAACGTGGTATATGGAAGGGCGCTTAATTGCGAACGTCCACTATATTGAAATAAAACAAGATTATTCAGACTTGCAGGAACGTTTGGAATATTACATGCGCAACACAAGCGAAGCTATTAAAATAGTAGAAAACGCGCACCAATGGGTAAAGCAGTTTAAAGATAAAAAACGCGAAGATTTAATTTCGGTTTTAGTGCTGGAAAAATATTTTAAACAAACAGGACAACTCTCTTAA
- a CDS encoding dihydroorotate dehydrogenase: MKPNLNINFAGIKLKNPVLTASGTFGYGYELADLISLKKLGGIVTKTITLEPKPGNAQPRIAEVEGGMLNTIGLQNIGVKAFVEEPLENLKKIGVPVIVSVAGAALNEYIETVKILSKFKGIDGIELNLSCPNLKKKIVCHDLPLMQDVIKGVKKVSKVPVIAKLSPLVTDISELALAAQKSGADAVTLANTYPAMAIDVKTFKPKLSTVKGGMSGACVKPMSVRCVYDAYQNIKIPIIGCGGIMTGEDALEFLLAGATLVSVGTASLVSPENLIKVIDGIENILKEKKVKSVKEIIGFLNTTRNAC, encoded by the coding sequence ATGAAACCAAATTTAAACATAAATTTTGCAGGAATAAAGTTAAAAAATCCCGTGCTTACGGCGTCGGGGACTTTTGGTTATGGCTATGAGCTTGCGGATTTGATTTCTTTAAAAAAGCTCGGCGGTATTGTTACTAAAACTATTACGCTTGAACCAAAACCCGGCAATGCTCAACCGAGAATTGCTGAAGTTGAAGGCGGAATGCTTAACACAATAGGTTTACAAAATATAGGCGTTAAAGCTTTTGTTGAAGAACCTCTTGAGAATTTGAAAAAAATAGGCGTGCCTGTTATTGTAAGCGTTGCCGGCGCCGCGTTAAACGAATATATTGAAACCGTAAAAATATTATCCAAATTTAAAGGCATTGACGGGATAGAACTTAACTTGTCTTGTCCTAATCTAAAAAAGAAAATAGTATGCCACGATTTGCCCTTGATGCAGGATGTTATAAAGGGCGTTAAAAAAGTTTCAAAAGTTCCGGTTATTGCAAAGTTGTCGCCGCTTGTAACGGATATTTCCGAACTTGCTTTAGCCGCGCAAAAATCAGGCGCAGACGCGGTAACGCTTGCAAACACTTATCCTGCCATGGCGATAGACGTGAAAACTTTTAAACCGAAACTTTCTACCGTAAAAGGCGGAATGTCCGGCGCATGCGTAAAGCCGATGTCTGTCAGATGCGTTTACGACGCATATCAAAATATAAAAATCCCGATAATCGGTTGCGGCGGAATAATGACGGGCGAAGACGCTCTTGAATTTCTTCTTGCCGGCGCAACGCTTGTAAGCGTAGGCACGGCAAGTTTGGTTTCTCCGGAAAATTTGATAAAAGTTATTGACGGTATAGAAAACATCTTAAAAGAAAAGAAAGTTAAATCCGTAAAAGAAATAATAGGGTTTTTGAATACAACGCGCAATGCATGTTAG
- a CDS encoding adenine-specific methyltransferase EcoRI family protein, which yields MASKNLNSNLHNAKNAKNDEFYTQLSDIEKELKHYKGQFKDKVVLCNCDDPRVSNFFHFFSYNFEKFKLKKLIAICYKNQDMDLFSKNNSEKAIYLEYYGDKNGNNVPDPLEIGIKCLKGDGDFRSEECIELLKQADIVVTNPPFSLFREYVAQLVEYNKKFLIIGNNNSISYKEIFKLIKENKVWLGYNCVRWFNTNNGLAEGARSFWFTNLDTTKRHEDLILYKRYNTTDYPNYDNYDAIEVSKTANIPVDYSGVMGVPITFLDKYNPEQFEIIQLDHWGILGNLDNVVNGKTLYRRIYIRNKRIGAS from the coding sequence ATGGCTTCCAAGAACTTAAATTCCAATCTCCACAATGCCAAAAATGCCAAAAATGATGAATTTTATACTCAACTTTCTGATATAGAAAAAGAACTTAAACATTATAAAGGGCAATTTAAAGATAAAGTTGTTTTATGCAATTGCGACGACCCGCGAGTAAGTAATTTCTTCCATTTCTTTTCCTACAATTTTGAAAAATTCAAATTAAAAAAACTCATTGCTATCTGTTATAAAAATCAAGATATGGATTTATTCAGTAAAAATAACTCTGAAAAAGCCATTTATTTAGAGTATTACGGTGATAAAAACGGGAACAATGTCCCTGATCCATTAGAAATTGGAATAAAATGCCTAAAAGGTGATGGAGATTTTAGAAGTGAAGAATGCATTGAACTGTTAAAACAAGCAGATATCGTAGTAACAAACCCACCGTTTTCTCTTTTTAGAGAATATGTCGCTCAACTTGTTGAATACAATAAGAAATTTTTGATTATTGGAAATAATAATTCTATTAGTTATAAAGAAATATTTAAATTAATTAAAGAAAATAAAGTATGGCTTGGGTATAATTGCGTTCGTTGGTTTAATACTAATAATGGTCTTGCTGAAGGAGCGAGAAGTTTTTGGTTTACAAATCTTGACACTACAAAGCGTCACGAAGATTTAATTCTCTATAAAAGATACAACACAACAGATTATCCCAATTATGATAATTATGACGCCATTGAAGTTTCAAAAACAGCCAATATCCCTGTTGATTATTCAGGCGTTATGGGCGTACCAATAACTTTTCTTGATAAATATAACCCTGAACAGTTTGAGATTATACAATTGGATCATTGGGGGATATTGGGAAATTTGGATAATGTTGTAAACGGTAAAACTTTATATCGAAGAATTTATATTAGAAACAAAAGAATAGGAGCAAGCTAA
- the purN gene encoding phosphoribosylglycinamide formyltransferase encodes MIRIAVLVSGGGSNMQSIIDSTKKGILKGLAKVALVVSNNVTAYAVERAEKEKIKVFCIERNYYSDDKTYNADILKKLKEAEADLICLAGYMRIIGKNILDAYPEKILNIHPALLPKYGGQGMFGHHVHEAVVSAKETKSGATVHFADETYDTGKIILQREVELLPKDTSQAVAKKVLAIEHQIYPEAIKKVIENMEKAEK; translated from the coding sequence ATGATAAGAATTGCGGTTTTGGTTTCCGGCGGCGGGTCTAATATGCAGTCTATAATAGATTCTACAAAAAAAGGAATTTTGAAAGGGCTTGCGAAAGTTGCGCTTGTCGTTTCAAATAATGTTACCGCTTATGCCGTGGAGCGCGCCGAAAAAGAAAAAATAAAAGTTTTTTGCATAGAAAGAAATTATTACAGCGACGACAAAACTTATAACGCGGATATTTTGAAAAAACTTAAAGAAGCAGAAGCTGATTTAATTTGTCTTGCCGGATATATGAGAATTATCGGCAAAAATATTTTAGACGCTTATCCGGAAAAAATTTTAAATATTCATCCGGCGCTGCTTCCTAAATACGGCGGGCAGGGAATGTTTGGTCATCACGTGCATGAAGCCGTTGTGTCTGCAAAAGAAACGAAATCCGGCGCAACGGTTCATTTTGCCGACGAAACTTACGATACGGGGAAAATAATTTTACAGCGTGAAGTTGAACTGCTGCCGAAAGATACTTCTCAGGCTGTTGCGAAAAAAGTTTTAGCAATAGAACATCAGATTTATCCCGAAGCTATAAAAAAAGTAATTGAAAATATGGAAAAGGCGGAAAAGTAA
- a CDS encoding dihydroorotate dehydrogenase electron transfer subunit, with translation MNKRQDKTYKIISNKEICAGYFELQVKADAVIVKNCSPGQFFMLTIPGVFLRRPISVHDIKGNIISFLYKVVGKGTKILSEIESGEINLLGPLGAGYPLIPNSSFLISNCRNIIVAGGTGIASVYYLAAKLKNKGTLYYGARTKKDLLCLDKFQKLGWKVVVSTEDGSKGHKGFITDVIARRIAKQSDAAIQTVIYVCGPTPMMKTVLKIAKEKNISGYASLEEKMACGVGNCQGCAVKINGKTKMTCKDGPVFKIEEIEL, from the coding sequence ATGAATAAACGACAAGATAAAACATATAAAATCATATCAAATAAAGAAATCTGCGCAGGATACTTTGAACTTCAAGTAAAAGCCGATGCGGTTATTGTAAAAAACTGTTCCCCGGGACAATTTTTTATGCTCACAATCCCCGGAGTTTTTTTGCGTCGTCCAATAAGCGTTCACGATATTAAAGGAAACATAATTTCTTTTTTATATAAAGTCGTAGGCAAAGGCACAAAAATTCTATCGGAAATAGAATCAGGCGAAATTAATCTTTTAGGGCCGTTAGGCGCCGGCTATCCTTTAATTCCTAATTCCTCATTCTTAATTTCTAATTGCCGTAATATTATCGTTGCCGGCGGCACAGGCATAGCTTCCGTTTACTATCTTGCGGCTAAACTAAAAAACAAAGGAACTTTGTATTACGGCGCCCGCACAAAAAAAGATTTATTGTGTTTAGATAAATTTCAAAAACTCGGCTGGAAAGTTGTTGTTTCCACCGAAGACGGTTCAAAAGGACATAAAGGATTTATAACGGATGTCATTGCGAGGAGGATTGCAAAGCAATCCGACGCGGCAATCCAGACTGTCATATATGTTTGCGGACCTACTCCTATGATGAAAACAGTTCTTAAAATTGCAAAAGAAAAAAATATTTCAGGTTACGCATCTTTGGAAGAAAAAATGGCGTGCGGCGTAGGCAACTGTCAGGGCTGCGCGGTAAAAATAAACGGCAAAACCAAAATGACATGCAAAGACGGTCCCGTATTTAAAATTGAAGAAATTGAATTGTAG